The following coding sequences lie in one Arachis hypogaea cultivar Tifrunner chromosome 4, arahy.Tifrunner.gnm2.J5K5, whole genome shotgun sequence genomic window:
- the LOC112797484 gene encoding AT-rich interactive domain-containing protein 1 isoform X1 encodes MMCSGEPLDLYKLFMVVKEKGGYDAVCKNMLWDLVAEEYGLGLNVGSSIELVYSKHLSTLETWLKNVADSKFPECGLMDDRVSFGKKLMEVQADFLLDVYSEEGAGDKIKTVCDFADGRKLCGTNRVRGLNPELSGAKKIVDLNALDHKINGPSIGSFCSNNFSNNSSDIQNHLNEIKTSTVDISDEANIMPTLSEEGDSCDKNDGHDDDDDDDDDVMVLDPSTVNKESFGRKRKRESMSEMLSWLTGIAKNPCDPAVGSMPEKSKWKSYGSEEIWKQVLLFRQATYFSSDHVSWQSQKMHPCMYDDQVGANYNLRERLKSDKNLTCGVSSNMGGIQGGSERNPSPHSEVEKLLLDQCSMVPIPVGPSHQAEVPEWTGVAIESDSKWLGSQIWPSAEIKSKVIERDPIGAGRKDSCGCEVQGSVECVRFHIAQKRAKVKLELGVAFYLWNLHKTGEDVRRLWTEDDEKKFKDVVKSNPPSLEKCFWDQIFKSFPTKSREDLVSYYFNVFILQRRGYQNRNTPDDIDSDDDESEYGPLKNAFGHQTHRSRNITLLSPKKPKKTEHSK; translated from the exons ATGATGTGTAGTGGTGAGCCTTTGGATTTGTATAAGCTATTCATGGTGGTGAAGGAGAAAGGTGGCTATGATGCTGTTTGTAAGAATATGCTGTGGGATTTGGTTGCGGAAGAATATGGTTTAGGTTTAAATGTTGGTTCATCTATTGAACTTGTTTATAGTAAGCACTTGAGTACACTAGAGACATGGCTGAAGAATGTTGCTGATAGTAAGTTCCCTGAGTGTGGTTTAATGGATGATAGGGTTAGTTTTGGTAAGAAGTTGATGGAGGTGCAGGCTGATTTCTTGTTAGATGTTTATAGCGAGGAAGGTGCAGGGGATAAAATTAAGACAGTATGTGATTTCGCAGATGGAAGGAAGTTGTGTGGAACTAATAGGGTTAGGGGATTGAATCCTGAGCTCAGCGGTGCAAAGAAAATTGTTGATTTGAATGCACTGGACCATAAGATAAATGGGCCTAGTATTGGAAGCTTTTGCAgcaataacttttcaaataattCAAGTGATATACAGAACCATTTGAATGAAATTAAGACATCAACAGTGGACATATCTGATGAAGCAAACATAATGCCTACATTGTCGGAAGAAGGTGATAGTTGTGATAAAAATGATGGTCATGATGACGACGATGACGACGATGATGATGTGATGGTATTGGATCCATCCACTGTTAATAAAGAGAGCTTTggtagaaagaggaagagagagtcTATGTCTGAAATGCTAAGCTGGCTTACTGGTATTGCTAAGAATCCTTGTGATCCTGCAGTTGGTTCAATGCCTGAAAAGTCAAAGTGGAAGTCTTATGGTAGTGAGGAGATCTGGAAGCAGGTTTTGCTGTTTCGGCAAGCCACCTATTTTAGCAGTGATCACGTCAGTTGGCAG agTCAGAAGATGCATCCTTGCATGTATGATGATCAGGTTGGGGCAAACTACAACCTTAGAGAGAGGTTGAAATCTGACAAGAATTTAACTTGTGGTGTCTCTTCAAATATGGGAGGAATACAGGGAGGTTCCGAGAGAAACCCAAGTCCTCATTCAGAAGTGGAGAAACTGTTACTTGACCAATGTAGCATGGTGCCCATTCCTGTTGGGCCATCCCATCAAGCTGAAGTGCCTGAATGGACTGGTGTGGCAATTGAAAGTGATTCCAAGTGGTTGGGAAGCCAAATATGGCCATCAGCAGAGATAAAGTCCAAAGTCATAGAAAGAGATCCTATTGGAGCAGGAAGGAAAGATTCATGTGGCTGTGAAGTACAAGGTTCTGTTGAGTGTGTCCGGTTCCACATTGCTCAGAAAAGGGCTAAAGTTAAGTTGGAATTGGGTGTGGCTTTTTATCTGTGGAATTTACACAAGACAGGCGAAGATGTTAGGCGATTGTGGACAGAAGACGATGAGAAGAAGTTCAAGGATGTGGTGAAATCAAACCCTCCTTCACTTGAAAAATGTTTTTGGGatcaaattttcaaatcatttccTACAAAGAGCAGGGAAGATTTAGTAAGTTACTACTTCAATGTCTTTATTTTGCAGCGCAGAGGATACCAAAATAGGAATACTCCGGATGACATTGACAGTGACGATGATGAATCAGAATATGGTCCATTGAAGAATGCTTTTGGACATCAAACACATAGGTCGCGCAACATCACCTTATTGTCTCCCAAAAAGCCCAAGAAAACGGAACATAGCAAGTGA
- the LOC112797484 gene encoding AT-rich interactive domain-containing protein 1 isoform X2 → MMCSGEPLDLYKLFMVVKEKGGYDAVCKNMLWDLVAEEYGLGLNVGSSIELVYSKHLSTLETWLKNVADSKFPECGLMDDRVSFGKKLMEVQADFLLDVYSEEGAGDKIKTVCDFADGRKLCGTNRVRGLNPELSGAKKIVDLNALDHKINGPSIGSFCSNNFSNNSSDIQNHLNEIKTSTVDISDEANIMPTLSEEGDSCDKNDGHDDDDDDDDDVMVLDPSTVNKESFGRKRKRESMSEMLSWLTGIAKNPCDPAVGSMPEKSKWKSYGSEEIWKQVLLFRQATYFSSDHVSWQKMHPCMYDDQVGANYNLRERLKSDKNLTCGVSSNMGGIQGGSERNPSPHSEVEKLLLDQCSMVPIPVGPSHQAEVPEWTGVAIESDSKWLGSQIWPSAEIKSKVIERDPIGAGRKDSCGCEVQGSVECVRFHIAQKRAKVKLELGVAFYLWNLHKTGEDVRRLWTEDDEKKFKDVVKSNPPSLEKCFWDQIFKSFPTKSREDLVSYYFNVFILQRRGYQNRNTPDDIDSDDDESEYGPLKNAFGHQTHRSRNITLLSPKKPKKTEHSK, encoded by the exons ATGATGTGTAGTGGTGAGCCTTTGGATTTGTATAAGCTATTCATGGTGGTGAAGGAGAAAGGTGGCTATGATGCTGTTTGTAAGAATATGCTGTGGGATTTGGTTGCGGAAGAATATGGTTTAGGTTTAAATGTTGGTTCATCTATTGAACTTGTTTATAGTAAGCACTTGAGTACACTAGAGACATGGCTGAAGAATGTTGCTGATAGTAAGTTCCCTGAGTGTGGTTTAATGGATGATAGGGTTAGTTTTGGTAAGAAGTTGATGGAGGTGCAGGCTGATTTCTTGTTAGATGTTTATAGCGAGGAAGGTGCAGGGGATAAAATTAAGACAGTATGTGATTTCGCAGATGGAAGGAAGTTGTGTGGAACTAATAGGGTTAGGGGATTGAATCCTGAGCTCAGCGGTGCAAAGAAAATTGTTGATTTGAATGCACTGGACCATAAGATAAATGGGCCTAGTATTGGAAGCTTTTGCAgcaataacttttcaaataattCAAGTGATATACAGAACCATTTGAATGAAATTAAGACATCAACAGTGGACATATCTGATGAAGCAAACATAATGCCTACATTGTCGGAAGAAGGTGATAGTTGTGATAAAAATGATGGTCATGATGACGACGATGACGACGATGATGATGTGATGGTATTGGATCCATCCACTGTTAATAAAGAGAGCTTTggtagaaagaggaagagagagtcTATGTCTGAAATGCTAAGCTGGCTTACTGGTATTGCTAAGAATCCTTGTGATCCTGCAGTTGGTTCAATGCCTGAAAAGTCAAAGTGGAAGTCTTATGGTAGTGAGGAGATCTGGAAGCAGGTTTTGCTGTTTCGGCAAGCCACCTATTTTAGCAGTGATCACGTCAGTTGGCAG AAGATGCATCCTTGCATGTATGATGATCAGGTTGGGGCAAACTACAACCTTAGAGAGAGGTTGAAATCTGACAAGAATTTAACTTGTGGTGTCTCTTCAAATATGGGAGGAATACAGGGAGGTTCCGAGAGAAACCCAAGTCCTCATTCAGAAGTGGAGAAACTGTTACTTGACCAATGTAGCATGGTGCCCATTCCTGTTGGGCCATCCCATCAAGCTGAAGTGCCTGAATGGACTGGTGTGGCAATTGAAAGTGATTCCAAGTGGTTGGGAAGCCAAATATGGCCATCAGCAGAGATAAAGTCCAAAGTCATAGAAAGAGATCCTATTGGAGCAGGAAGGAAAGATTCATGTGGCTGTGAAGTACAAGGTTCTGTTGAGTGTGTCCGGTTCCACATTGCTCAGAAAAGGGCTAAAGTTAAGTTGGAATTGGGTGTGGCTTTTTATCTGTGGAATTTACACAAGACAGGCGAAGATGTTAGGCGATTGTGGACAGAAGACGATGAGAAGAAGTTCAAGGATGTGGTGAAATCAAACCCTCCTTCACTTGAAAAATGTTTTTGGGatcaaattttcaaatcatttccTACAAAGAGCAGGGAAGATTTAGTAAGTTACTACTTCAATGTCTTTATTTTGCAGCGCAGAGGATACCAAAATAGGAATACTCCGGATGACATTGACAGTGACGATGATGAATCAGAATATGGTCCATTGAAGAATGCTTTTGGACATCAAACACATAGGTCGCGCAACATCACCTTATTGTCTCCCAAAAAGCCCAAGAAAACGGAACATAGCAAGTGA